Sequence from the Prunus persica cultivar Lovell chromosome G5, Prunus_persica_NCBIv2, whole genome shotgun sequence genome:
GTCAGAAGATGCGGTGTGAGCCACCACTGAGTTTTCCTTCCTAGTGTATGGAAcatgatttagacctttaacgaaaCTGGGTTTCTCTCCTTTGCCCTTTGAACCATGATTATTACTTGTATGCTTTGAAGCAGCTGCTGTCTCAGTAGATGGTTTTGGATGAACACTAATGAAATgctctctttttatttgtttcacatGTGAGGGCTTGATACTGGAGAGGGGCCTCGTGGGATCAACCATACAGTTCTGTGGCAAGTTAAGCAATCCAAGCCCATCTGATAAAGGAAGCTTACCATTTACTATATCAGACAGAAAATTTACAGCTGCAACTCCAGCCCTAGCAAACTGGTCTACAACAAGAGGTGATGAGTGTACCGCATCCGTGCTACTAGAATAAGTTACAGTCGCTGATCTCCCAAAAGATCTTGGGGCAGTTGTAACCTGTTTAATATTAGTTGTGTGCTCAACACTCTCAGCTTTATGAGAACTTGCCACTTTTACTGCATCTCCAGTGATGATGGTTCCTGCCCCTGCTGAAGGTTTGGATACCATGGTGGATGGAGTTTGGGCAAGTGGCCCTCCATTTCTTGTTTGCTGCCTTTGCGAAACACAAGTTTCATCTTCAGAGCAAGTGCATGAACTTCCTTCTGTTGCACTACATCGTGGCCCATTAAGGAAAAATGACCTTGCACTGCTTGAAAGATTACTTATGTGCTTTGCTCGCAACATAATTTACAGACACAGTATCACctgcacaaaaagaaaaggataatGATTAGCAAAATGTAAACCAACATAGGAATATTTCTAACATCTCAGAAGTGAAAATGCTAGTGGCAGGCAGTCAGTTACAAGTCAGAAAGTTATCGCATCAAAGTTACATCAACACTATAAATAGATTATCCTAACTCTTAATACCTGGATACACCTCCCAAGATAAGAGTAACTGCTCCACAGGGAAAATATTATGCATTCCCCTCAATGAGAATTGAAACTCCTTAAATAAGCATTCTCCATAATACAATCAGACTTCATTTATCAATTTGTTAACAACAGTCTTGAAATCCTCAAAGTGCTCAGTAATCCCAAATCGAGGTTGCAGCCTATAACATTCTGCCTGGTGATCCCAATATCATTGGCTCGCGTTTACTTTGATCCCAAAAAACTCTTCTTCAATCGTATTTACAAAACCACAACAAATCTTCATATCCAAAAGTACCTAAACAGACATTAAGAAAGAGTCAAACCGAAATAACAGCAGCACCCCTTCTTGCAAAGATTTTCGCTGCAATGACAGCTAGCATCTCTCTTTGAAATAAATCAAGTTGCTCATTCGTTTTTGCCTTCTACTGATAAGAAGCCGATGTCTTAACTGTTCATTTCTGTAACTATTATATTAATTGAGCCTACACTTACACTTTTATCTACGATCTTTCATTATTAACAGTTTCTTAGTGTTAGGATTTCTctgttttatttatctttattgACAAAGGAACACATCAAAACTTATAAATGATCCTCAACCTTCAATCTACATTCTACAATGGAATTTCTACCTTTCGACACACACATGAACATAAAGATTGAAACTTTCAAACCCGCAAAGCCACCTTCTCatgttaaacaaaacaaaaagccaCGCGTATAGAAAAAGAATCAATTTTTGCCACATCTAAGAGTTTTCCAACCGACCCATGTCCTCAATCACCATAGTCAAAGGAAAAATCACTTACCATTCATCCTATACAAAAATAGTTCTTACAGAGAAAAACAGAACATGCCAGTGAACAAGAAGACTGAAAAAACtcatatagagagagagagaggcgccTACAATGGTGAACGGCCTTCTGGGTTGTTGACGCGTGTTTAAAGAGATGAAGAtagtagagagagaggggcGGCGGCTCTGCTCTCTCTGCCGTCAAGACTCgagctttctttttttcttccaaccaAGTTGGGAGATGAAGGGCTTGGAAATCAGCTGTTTGTTTTTGCTCTTCGCCCTACTTTCTATTTCTCCTTACGTGTACTGCGGCTATTTTGAACACGTGTCAAGACCTTCATGGTTCGCACGTGACTTGCAGAAGGTTCTGATCAAAACCCCTTCTACAGATTTCTCGGTCCAGAACTATAGAGACTTTGATATTTTGGAATGATTCAATGCGGCTCTGGTCACCCATTCTTCGCCTCGATAAACTCTGTTATGCTTCCTTATATTTAAGTCAAATTTATTTAAGTAtacaaaaggagaaaataagATCGGTCAACTTTTGCAgcaatgagaaaaaataaaaggatatttttccttgttttagtccaatttctttttgggaATAAAATGCATTGATGATGAAGATCCAGAGAATAAAATgcggaagaagaaaaaaagaaaatatatatgtttttgtaATTGCTAAGTTATgttattaaaaagtaaaaacctataagatgattttatagttaaaaaataaattaataattgttatatattttataatttgattgaACTTATAACACTGCGAGTACCACGTTGTATTACAACCACACCAACTAATATCTCGaataatataaattcaaacataCAATTGAATAAAACTTCATTATTTTCCCCTTCAATTTTCACATGCAATTATCAATATTTTCCTATGATTGGTAAAAATTATGTGTTCGCTTCCTTAATTACCACTAGTTCTCAAATaatcatttaaaaatataaaggaaGTTGACCGAGGGGTTTACCTCAGCGGTGAGGTCCCTCCCTCGTCCCCCTTTGGTCACCCGTTTGAATCCTAAGAGAAGTGCCCCCCTCCCCAATGCAATGTATCTATtgctaattttaaaaaatatatatatatatatatatatatatataaaggaagTTTGTTATTGGCATTCTACAAAAATCATGCAACTCATTCATAAAATTTGGTTGATCCAACGGTTATGGTGGTGCAACCGTAACTGAAAAGCTGATGCAGAGGCTGCACAGTAGCATTACTCTTCAGACGACAAGTCGACAACCGGCGGTCAAAGACGCATacgtttgttttgtttaccGGTTACAGTCAaatgttctttgtttttatattggAAAGTATCAAATCTTCCTTGTTGCTCAAGCCAAAAATCTTGGTCAAATGGGTAATTTACGTTACTTTCCCTATTTTAACTGCTGTAATTACTCCGGTAATTACAAACGGATATGGGTCCCTCATCTATTTTCCGTTACTGATCTGATTTTATGACCTGCCTTGGGCCTTAGCTTCAGCCTTGACAGCGGCGTGGGCCTCCCTGCAAATCATATAGTAGGCctatattaaaattttgagaCAAGACCCATAATAGTTTACTAcactcatttttttatttttgttgttgatgggTTGGATTATATGACTCAAGAGGATAAAACTAGTCTCGTCTCGATGCAAACATGAGTTAGGCCGATTAATCAGTGAGTTGACCTCTTTGCATTCAAGTTTCGAGTCTCAATTTCATTCATACTCTCACCCATCCAGCAAACCAGGTCGGGGTTGTATGTCGTCGACATAACAAACCCGTGATTGGCATTAGGTTAGGCTTTATCATCACCATATGTGAAAGATTATAAGTTTGAAACGGAATCAACAGCTACATAATCCTCATGTGATGTGAGGGAGGAGagggaaaaaggaaagggCTTGCTAGAAGGCCAGAGCTTATAGGTAATGAGTAAAGATGGAAAGGCTTTCTTCCCCTCATGCACGTAGACAACTTTATTGaattgaatagtatttgcGAGTGAAAAAAGAGAATGAAAGGCTCTGTTTGATTGTTGATGGTATGATTATGTTTGGTGATgggttcaagaaaagcatgttTTCCTATTCCCAGCTCACCCCCCACGCCTTCTGCATAAAGTATAAGATTATAAACTTTTTCAGCcctcttttgtatttttatttcaaaaagtGTTGCCCTAGGTAGCCCTTTTGTTAGCTGCCTATAGCTGGAGGAGGAGGGtgcaaaaaagcaaaaaaaaatattcttgTAACGAGAATaacattgttttgttatatCCAGTTAATAACATCAATGACGGAGATAGAGTTTGATGTTTGAGGGGGGGCACAAGCTTAAAATTATGAGATTTTTTGTGCAATCTATGCCTATACTCTTTATATAGGCAAGGAGGTGAGAAGATGGTAGAGGGGGCTAGGCCATCGCAGGCTTGTGAATAGCTCCGCTCCTaaataacacaatgacacgTGAAAAACTTAGCTCACATATTGTTGTGTTATTGATTAGAAATAGCAAAAAGTGTTATTCCCGCATGAGAATTTTTTCCACAAAAAAGCCCCTTCATGGGGGTCCTATTAGTAGGGTTTAAGTAAAGATATTAATCAATGATAATTATGAGATAGCGAACATATTATATAATGTGTTTAACTTTTGCGTGtagcaaaagagaaaagacTTTTTGTATGTAAATATATTTTCCACAATATTAGTACACATATTATGCATATTAACTAATGGTAATCGTTtcacaccaaaaaaacaaaacaaaaactaatggTAATCAAATATACCTGCAGTTATATGATAGATGCTTTTTGATTGTTGAACAAAAATGGCCCACAAAATGGGAAATAAGTCAAaaaccttttccttttcttcccaCACACGTATAATCTTGGAAACAATATAAAGCCACCTATGTTGGGTTATATGTTGGATCATCTAATCGAGTATGTTATGTAATTGAACACGATCATTACTTATTATGGACCATTGATCTTATGATGATTTGATCTAATCTAACTATATAATATGCTAAATATTAAACCCGAAGAAGACCCTTGCCGGAAAAACTCTTGGAGAGGCCGGAATCTACTCTTTGCTGGTGCCCATTATGTGTTCGACTAAATGCTTTTCTAAgagtatttaaaaaataaaaataaaaaacttctCAATATTGTCATTTTCCTGCGAAAGTCCCAGGGCACTCTATGTGGAAGTGGAACCCTCGACTATAATATGAAAGCACAAGTCAATTTCGACACAGTTTTGTCTTTGTAGCTGGAATTAATAGTAGTGATGATAATGTTCATGGATCAACATCAATGAAACTTGGGGTCTGGGGAGCCATGCATATAATTCAAGTCTTACATTACATTTCCACCCAACAATCCCCTTCCCAACTAATTAAGTGGTACTGCATTCAAAACGATTAGTACAAGTAAAAGTTAAAAgcactttttatttaatcacttaattttgttttttacttgGAAAAAAAGTGATTTAATTGGGTTTCACCTGAAGTGCTTTTCCCctgttaattttctttcaggTAAAAGAAAGGACTTGTTTGGAAAGAAGGACAAACCAACAATCACAGCCAGCAGTAGCTTTTTGTAAAGAAATGTGTAAGCCATCATTTTGTTGACTTTCATCCTCGAATCTTATATTTTCCACATCTGTGGGCTTTCATGGACTTCTCTTGTGTTGACCAAGTCACCCACCACCACCTTGTTATTTCCACCTCTTCCCCCCTTTTGCCATTTCCGGCCATGCATATCCCTctcctatttatttatttattttaaatttctcCTCtaaatacatttttgttttgtatttaacCAAATTTATGTTTAGTTGCAAAAGCAAACCCACTCTTAGACTAAGTAAACATTTCAACCTAATAGAGAAACATTTCAACCTAATTTAAGATACCAAAATGAATTTGTTACATACGGACCGAGGAGGGCCTGCATCGTTTTATAAACCATAACAATAATTTAATCGACTACATGGCAGTCATAGAGCTTCAAACGATggagtaagtttttttttgtccttatCATGAACATGAAAATTAGTGAAGCAAGCACATGAAAttctttattaaatttaaatattaatttagaagACCGTAATATGTATATGTGGCGCTATCTAAGTGCGCCAATTGTAACGAAGAGAAGGGCTAATCGTATTTAATTAGGCTAATAccaattttaatttgtgtttAAATACAGACAATTACAATGGATCGCTGACCAAGTCAAACGCTCGTAGTCATGCAAAGACTGTAACTTGTCCACCGGTGAACCTACTACAACAACTAATGTCCATCGGATTCGAGCGCTCCACATGATACACCAATCCAAAAGCCTCACATCAACGGCTGAGATTGTTTGGTGCCTTTAagccattttttatttcttgaaatattataattcaaGAGCCAATCATGCAAAGTGGTTGGTAAGCTAAAAGAGCCAAGCTTAAAGCTGACCTTTTTATCCTAAATcccaatcaaaaccaaaattaaaactttgTTGCCATTAAAAATTGTTCACAAACATAGGTGGGATTGGCGAGTTGGTCAAAGCAGTGAGTCGATTGTCCGAAATTTTTTGGCGCACCACCACAATCTAGTATGTTCCCTGCAACACTAGATCCCCATCCAACTGCTCTCACGATCGTATACTAGActaaaaatgacaaaaatttgACTGACCGATTCTCACCCCGAACTCTCTAATTTCCACACAGAGGATTAATTGATTAAATCCAAATAAAAAGgttgttaatttatgtttttcctttttcaaaaagtttcatttttcagttttttgggGGTGTCTCTCAGCTGATCAGCGCGcgttctctctccttctttcACATCTGTCACGCACAACCGGCGGCACCACCACGACCACCAGCAGTCCAAAACGGCCCGTTTTGGTATAAAGCCAGAAGGAGCAACCTCATAGAGGttgttctttgttcttttctgcTCTGTGAAACTGGTCTCTGTGTGTGCTTttgaagctgaagaagaaggaggaggaggaggaagaagaagaagttagCAAGCTGAGGCTTTTACAGCCATGGGGAACTGCAACGTTTGCGTGAGAGCGGACGTCGTCGACGACAAAAGTTCCAACAACcgcaacaaaaacaagaagaagaccGGAGAGCGACGGCCCAACCCGTTCTCCGAGGACCCGATCCGGTCCCCGGCTCCGATCCGAGTTCTAAAGGATGTGATCCCACTCGGTCACCGGACCCGGATCGGCGACAAGTACATACTGGGTCGCGAGCTGGGTCGGGGCGAGTTCGGCATCACTTATCTGTGTACGGACCGCGAGACGAAGCAGGCCCTGGCTTGCAAGTCCATATCCAAACGCAAGCTCAGAACCGCGGTACAGAAGCTGAAATGAGAAAACGACGTGTCGTTTCTTTTGcttgttttgtaattttgggtttgttttgttcaGGTGGATATAGAGGATGTGAGGCGGGAGGTGGCGATAATGTCGACGTTGCCGGAGCACCCGAACATAGTGAAGCTGAAGGCGACTTACGAGGACAACGAGAACGTCCACCTGGTTATGGAGCTCTGCGAAGGCGGCGAGCTGTTTGATAGGATTGTGGCCAGAGGACATTACAGTGAGCGAGCTGCGGCCAACGTGGCCAGGACTGTAGCGGAGGTGGTGAGGATGTGCCATGCCAATGGAGTTATGCACAGAGACTTGAAGCCTGagaactttttgttttctaacaAGAAAGAGCACTCGCCCCTTAAGGCCATCGATTTTGGACTCTCTGTGTTTTTCAAGCCTGGTACGTTTCTGggtttttgttgaatttggtGATTTCTATCtgggtttttgggttttctggttttctttttgtccttgagcttgtattttgtttttgaaattgttgtttagatggattttaattttgggtGTGTGGGTTTAGGGGAGAGGTTTATGGAGATTGTGGGGAGTCCGTACTACATGGCCCCAGAGGTTTTGAAGAGGAATTATGGACCAGAGGTTGATATATGGAGCGCCGGTGTAATTCTTTACATTTTGTTGTGTGGGGTTCCTCCATTCTGGGCAGGTATTGTTGTAAAACTAGCTCTCCAATCTTTTTGAAACCCTGTTCATTTTCCATTAACTGGGTGGGTTTGATTTTAGTTTGGGATGGTAAcattggttttctttgtgtGAAATTTTTGCAACAGAATCTGAACAGGGTGTGGCTCTTGCAATCTTGAGGGGGGTGATTGATTTCAAGAGGGAACCCTGGCCTCAGATTTCGGAGAGTGCTAAAAGCCTTGTTCGGCAGATGCTGGAGCCAGATCCTAGAAAACGCTTGACTGCTCAACAGGTGCTTGGTAAGCCTTCAGCAGTGTTTCTCACTGAATCTTAACTTGATGCCATTTGAAGTGAGTTGCGTAATAGTTAGTAGCATTTTGATAGCAATAGCACAGCGTTGATTGGTGATGGATTATGCACTCATCTCCTTTGTTTTAGAAACCTGGAAACTCTGGAGTCTATATTCCATGGCATTATTTGAATCTGAGTGAAGTATTTTGATGTTACATGAACATTGCATTACATTCGTTTTCACAATTCCTTAGTAAACATCAAACAACTCAGACCTACCATGCAATACATGAAGTCAAGTAAAACAAGTGAAATCATTGATGAAAACAATGTAGCAACATAGTAACCATACATGGAGGGTCCAGATATCATAATGGGGAGCACTCTTTTTTGCATTATATATAACCGTGAATAAGGGTGAAACTCGGGATAAGACAGAGGACCAGATTTTTTTATAGTCTAGTTTCAGTTGAGTTTTACTGTTTTGTATGATATTTTGATcgaaaaaattcttattcataaaacaaaaaaaacaaaaaagagaagaaatgcTAAATACTGTAAGTTTGCTGGATAATGAAAACCTGTACTTATAGGTTCTTATGGGCTTAGCATTACTAAGGATATGAAAACTAGTTGGATTTAGATAGGCAAATTGGCTGGACTGGGGGTGAATTTTAAACGCCTCTTTGATCTCCTTatgaaaaaaacttatttgtAGTCTGATGCGTCCAATAGTAGAAATTCAAGTAAGCAGCACACCTAAAGTATGTCCTTTGAAGCAAAATCAATTTAACCTGATTTACTATTGCTCCTTTGCCATTGTAGTTTCTATTTGATTTAAAGTTCTAGCCAAGGTTTGAGAATGTTTTCAGTCCTTGACCAAACTAGAGGAACCTAATTTTTAAAGTTACCAGTGTGTCATGTCTATGCTGCCACAAGATTGAATAACTCTGCAACATAACTTGTATTCTGTGAAATAGGCTaactaaattttgttttgccttTTGTGATCACAGAACATCCATGGTTACACAATGCAAAGAAAGCTCCAAACGTTCCATTAGGAGATATAGTGAGGCCAAGGCTCAAGCAGTTCTCAGTAATGAATAGATTCAAAAAGAAGGCTCTAAGGGTGAGCATTTATAATTGGTACTTTATGAGTGCAGCTGAAGTATTGGCTACTATTGCAATGATCTGTGATTCACAAACTATATGTAacatttgggattttttttttttcttccaatcaAATGCTGTAGGTAATTGCAGAACACTTATCTGTTAAAGAAGTGGAAGTAATCAGAGACATGTTTACATTGATGGACACTGACAAAGATGGCAAAGTAACATATGAGGAATTGAAGGCTGGGCTTCAGAAAGTTGGTTCACAATTGGCCGAACCAGAGGTTAAGATGCTGATGGAAGTGGTAAGTTGTGTGGTTTTAAATTCATTTGGGAAGAGTctcatttattttaatttcattcgTATGCTATAACTTTTGCATGGATGTGGCTTCATTATGGTTCCCATTATGGTTTTGAGAAAAGTTATTCATCTTCATGCTCCAAATGTCTTGCAAATTAGCTCCTTGAACTAAAACCGCAATTACTTTACAGCCAATTGATGTTAATATATTAAGAATCTATAATAGTCACTTAGAATTTGGAAGGTATTGTTGTATATCTTATGTATAGGATCCATTTAACAATAGACTGATGCCTTCTGCTTTATTTTGTGTAGGCTGATGTTGATGGAAATGGAGTCTTGGACTATGGAGAGTTTGCAGCAGTGACAATTCACTTGCAGAGAATGGAGAATGATGAGCACCTCCGCAGAGCATTTGTGTTCTTTGACAAAGATGGAAGTGGATATATTGAGTTAGGTGAGCTAAGGGAAGGTTTACTAGATGAATCAGGTGAAATTGATAATGAAGTGCTGAATGACATCATGCGTGAGGTCGACACTGATAAGGTTTGACTTTCAACCCTTTTAATCTCTTTTATTTGGTAATACTGGAGTTGCTTGCTCCATTTGTTATTAATTCTTATTTATTGTTATTCTTTGCAAAACAATAGGATGGACGTATCAGTTATGAGGAGTTTGTTGCGATGATGAAAACTGGAACGGATTGGAGAAAGGCGTCTCGGCAGTATTCGAGGGAGAGATTCAAGAGTTTGAGCCTCAACCTGATGAAAGACGGTTCATTGCAGCTTCACGACGGGCTAACTGGTCAAGCAATTGCTGTATAACTTGTATTCTTGTTTAGATTGTGCATGCTGGGGGTTTTCCTCCTCTTTTATTGTCCATACACCCGAAAATCACGGCAGATGAGGTTTTTGTAAACCGAGGTTTGAGGGCAGATATTGAATCAACCTTCCTGGACACCATTGGCTTGGCTTAGTAGGTTGTTAGATTGTGGCTGAATGAAGCTTTGCATCCAAGAAAGGCATGTTAGGTTGCAAGGGGGGCTGTTTGTGGGGATCGACTCTCGGTGTATACATAGTATGTAGATTTTTTCGATCATGTTGTACGTGTCGCATACACTTGTATATTTGTCATCTCTACATCATTTTGTGTTTAATGGTTTTTGGCTTACTAAATGGATGACAAGCGATTTGTTTCATTGGCCTTGTAAACTTTGAGCTGAGATGTTCTCAGTCtgtatttattaaaaagtGATCCTGATTTCTTGTGTCATTGTATGGATATTTTTCCAACACCATCTTTTGCTTCCTAAATAGCTGCCACACAAATTAGAGAAGGCGATGGCAGGGAAAGAGACTAATTTGGAATGTAatgcaactctctctctctctctctctctctctctctctctctctctctctctctctcggctTCCTCTCTGACAAATCACGAAGATCTTCATAGCCGATCACCGTAACCTTAATGGCTCTACCGCCAATTGATCATCCTCGCTGCAGCAAAAGTCAACGATATTCAGGCCAATGGATCGAATAGGAGAGATAGATGAAGGGTAGAGTATGAGAAAATCTTAAAcataagagagaagaaaaattgcaACAAGAAAAGAGTAAAATTGCAGCAAGAAAAGAGTAAAATTGCATCAAGAAAAGAGTAGGCATCAATTCAACTaagaacccttttttttcctacagGAATCGAGACCATTTGAGGTTGAGGTTGTGTGgcttttaatcattttagcattattattatttgagtttaaatctttataattaattatagattttaaaattaatttgaaatatttttatttatttataggttttaacataattttgacagaaaggatcaaatttgttaacatatacaaacacagggactaaattggccaaattaataACACAGGTACTAAATTGGCTGATAAGGTAGAACACAGGGACCATTTCGACATTTAAGCCtattatcaaatcaaaatcaaccaCATTTACATgatttcaaatatttaaaataacaaggaTATATATAATGAAGCACAAATAAAGGCACATATGGTTACAAATGGCAACACTAAATTATCtttaatattcaaatttatgttcaaaattgttcaaatcaaaatatcatTAAGCTTAATACTATTAATTCCTATTATTACTAGGAATTGTCATTAAAGATAAATATCATTATTAATGGACGCGGGACCCACGTGATTACATGAATCATGATATCGCCCCCGACCGGTCTGGGCTCTCCCAATTCATAACCGAAACCCCCAGCGAAAACGAAAAACGAAAAACGAAAAACGAAAAAGCGCAGAACAATCtcgaggaagaagaaggaggaggCGATAATGGGGGTGGACTATTACAACATACTGAAAGTGAATCGGAATGCGACGGACGATGACCTGAAGAAGGCGTACAAGCGGCTGGCGATGATTTGGCACCCGGACAAGAACCCGGCCGGGAAGCGACCTGAGGCCGAGGCCAAGTTCAAGCAAATCTCCGAGGCCTACGACGTCCTCAGCGACCCGGCCAAGCGCCAGATCTACGACCTCTACGGTGAGGAGGCTTTGAAATCGGGCCAATTCCCCCCgccctcttcttcctcctcgtCTCGCTCCGGCGCTGGGCCCCACTACTACACCAGCCACGTGCACCACCACCAGCGCCACCCAAACGCCTCCACCTTC
This genomic interval carries:
- the LOC18777194 gene encoding calcium-dependent protein kinase 10, whose product is MGNCNVCVRADVVDDKSSNNRNKNKKKTGERRPNPFSEDPIRSPAPIRVLKDVIPLGHRTRIGDKYILGRELGRGEFGITYLCTDRETKQALACKSISKRKLRTAVDIEDVRREVAIMSTLPEHPNIVKLKATYEDNENVHLVMELCEGGELFDRIVARGHYSERAAANVARTVAEVVRMCHANGVMHRDLKPENFLFSNKKEHSPLKAIDFGLSVFFKPGERFMEIVGSPYYMAPEVLKRNYGPEVDIWSAGVILYILLCGVPPFWAESEQGVALAILRGVIDFKREPWPQISESAKSLVRQMLEPDPRKRLTAQQVLEHPWLHNAKKAPNVPLGDIVRPRLKQFSVMNRFKKKALRVIAEHLSVKEVEVIRDMFTLMDTDKDGKVTYEELKAGLQKVGSQLAEPEVKMLMEVADVDGNGVLDYGEFAAVTIHLQRMENDEHLRRAFVFFDKDGSGYIELGELREGLLDESGEIDNEVLNDIMREVDTDKDGRISYEEFVAMMKTGTDWRKASRQYSRERFKSLSLNLMKDGSLQLHDGLTGQAIAV